The segment TAGCCGAAATATCTTCTATCCATAAAAATCCTTGTTGAACCATTTCAGGCGTAAAGCCATAATCCGCTGGTACTCTTAATACTGTAAACAAGCCAATAATAATCGGAAACTGAATAAGCAGAGGTAAACAACCGCCAGCTGGGTTAACATTATGCTCTTTATATAACTCCATCACTTTTTGGTTCATTGTCTCTTTATCGTTCTTATATTTCTTTTGTAGTTCTTTGATTTTTGGTTGAATATCTTGCATCTTCTTCATCGATTTGGTTTGTTTTACCGTAAGAGGAATTAAAACCAATTTCACCAAAATCGTAAAAATAACAATGGAAATTCCATAGTCACCAACGATACCATATACAAGATGTAACAGCTGACTTAAGGGTTCAGCGAAAAATCTCAAAATCATAACCTCCAATATTCAATATACCTTCTTATCTATCAATGACTCTTTTATCAATGATTTTTATTAACAAATTTTCTATTGACCGCTCTTATATCTCTTATCTATTGCTTTTTACTAGGTACCCGGTCTACTCCT is part of the Tindallia magadiensis genome and harbors:
- a CDS encoding YidC/Oxa1 family membrane protein insertase encodes the protein MRFFAEPLSQLLHLVYGIVGDYGISIVIFTILVKLVLIPLTVKQTKSMKKMQDIQPKIKELQKKYKNDKETMNQKVMELYKEHNVNPAGGCLPLLIQFPIIIGLFTVLRVPADYGFTPEMVQQGFLWIEDISATPNIVFSEFSAAMIPEMIMPLLAGATTYLSSKTMQAANKGGGNPQQESMQKMMLYFFPLMLIYMSMQFPNGLILYWVVSNLFQTAQQLIINRPTPLSTGKGSEAS